Proteins encoded within one genomic window of Enterococcus haemoperoxidus ATCC BAA-382:
- a CDS encoding glycosyl hydrolase family 18 protein, whose protein sequence is MENVKKVFKKNVNVLSALVLVVSSLVLSLSVLVPSKAVEAAEPSQYRNVMYYGDWSIWGGEDNFYPKDIPADQLTHLNYAFLDFDSSGNLKFTDKDAAVGAPVGQEGVQWNSASAGVLNAIQDIRAKNPNLKIGISIGGWSKSGDFSDVAANPTTRANFVSNIAKFIKYTNMDFVDLDWEYPASVREPDKVDNTNDEGTPHAKPADKQNFITLLQDIRTAIDKQGKDLGKTYELSVALPASQNTLKNGVDVAQLFKVIDFANVMTYDMNGAWTPNSAHHSALYGNPADPNYASGFSVDQTVKYLQTNGAPSSKIVIGAAFYTRGWNKVAAGTDSAHPGLFQAAEKNNKDADLSPTYGANNKNPLKSGDGGRAGGVWPYRNIADLKVKSPDLKEYWDDVAKAPYMYNQKTGEFYTYDNPRSISYKAEYVKNNQLGGVISWMQSQDKATDTTKRDELTKAIKTGLFGSAALQANKTVYADLNVKATIVPYNENGAGYEITVKNNETSGETGDVLKAVEAAFETVKLPKLYIPVNAAETLTAGDYKAGTVTVENGNVVVDLSSVYDAQQIPQGASYTFRLKSSAATVDVNRISSIALTQRIAKNGAELSKQTIYGGGAVNPDPTDTTPPTTPANLVAGTVTENSAALSWSASTDNVKLAGYKVYRDGVLVGTVAETTYTDANLKANTAYNYTVKAYDAAGNLSADSNTLAVKTKESTTPPVSNAWDAAKAYNGGDVVTYQGKTYKAKWWTQGNVPGTEQWGPWELVG, encoded by the coding sequence GTGGAAAATGTGAAAAAAGTGTTTAAAAAGAATGTGAACGTTCTATCTGCTCTAGTGCTCGTAGTTTCAAGTTTGGTTTTATCTTTATCTGTGTTAGTACCAAGTAAGGCTGTAGAGGCGGCAGAACCCTCGCAATACCGTAATGTTATGTACTATGGTGATTGGTCAATCTGGGGTGGAGAAGATAATTTTTATCCTAAAGATATTCCAGCGGATCAATTGACGCATTTAAACTATGCTTTTTTAGATTTTGACAGTAGTGGCAATTTGAAATTTACAGATAAAGATGCCGCAGTCGGTGCACCAGTTGGGCAAGAGGGTGTTCAGTGGAATAGTGCCAGTGCGGGTGTTTTAAATGCTATTCAAGATATTCGGGCCAAAAATCCTAATTTAAAAATTGGTATTTCAATCGGTGGTTGGTCTAAATCAGGCGATTTCTCTGATGTAGCAGCAAATCCGACGACTAGAGCTAATTTTGTTAGCAATATTGCTAAATTTATCAAATATACAAATATGGATTTCGTTGATTTGGATTGGGAGTATCCTGCTTCTGTTCGCGAACCAGATAAAGTGGATAATACAAACGACGAAGGAACACCACATGCCAAACCAGCTGACAAACAAAATTTTATCACATTGTTACAAGATATTCGTACCGCAATTGACAAACAAGGGAAAGATTTAGGAAAAACATATGAACTTTCAGTTGCTTTACCTGCTTCACAAAATACTTTGAAAAATGGTGTGGATGTTGCGCAATTATTTAAAGTAATCGATTTTGCTAATGTGATGACCTATGATATGAATGGTGCTTGGACACCAAATAGTGCGCATCATAGTGCACTTTATGGTAACCCCGCAGATCCTAATTATGCCAGTGGTTTTTCTGTTGATCAAACAGTGAAGTATTTACAGACAAATGGTGCACCATCAAGTAAAATCGTGATCGGAGCAGCCTTCTATACTCGTGGGTGGAATAAAGTAGCAGCTGGAACAGATTCAGCACATCCTGGTTTGTTCCAAGCGGCAGAAAAAAATAATAAAGATGCGGATTTATCACCAACCTATGGTGCTAATAATAAAAACCCATTAAAATCGGGTGATGGTGGCCGTGCAGGTGGTGTTTGGCCGTACCGTAATATTGCTGATCTTAAAGTGAAATCACCTGACTTAAAAGAATATTGGGATGATGTAGCCAAAGCGCCTTATATGTACAATCAAAAAACGGGTGAATTCTATACCTATGACAATCCTCGTTCAATCAGTTATAAAGCAGAATACGTGAAAAATAACCAATTAGGCGGCGTGATTTCATGGATGCAGTCACAAGATAAAGCGACAGATACAACGAAACGTGATGAATTAACGAAAGCGATCAAAACAGGTTTATTTGGTTCAGCTGCTCTACAAGCAAATAAAACCGTCTATGCAGACTTAAATGTCAAAGCAACGATTGTACCATATAATGAAAATGGTGCTGGCTATGAAATTACAGTCAAAAATAATGAAACTTCTGGAGAAACAGGAGACGTTTTAAAAGCAGTTGAAGCAGCCTTTGAAACAGTGAAACTGCCCAAATTATATATCCCAGTCAATGCAGCAGAAACATTGACAGCAGGTGATTATAAAGCTGGAACCGTAACAGTAGAAAATGGTAATGTGGTAGTGGACTTATCTTCGGTTTACGATGCACAGCAAATTCCACAAGGGGCAAGCTATACTTTTAGATTGAAATCTAGTGCGGCAACAGTTGATGTAAATCGAATCAGCAGTATTGCTTTGACTCAACGGATTGCCAAAAATGGTGCCGAACTTAGCAAACAAACGATTTATGGCGGAGGAGCAGTCAATCCAGATCCGACAGATACAACACCACCGACAACGCCTGCAAATCTTGTTGCCGGAACAGTTACCGAAAATAGTGCTGCATTAAGCTGGTCAGCTTCTACTGATAACGTGAAGCTTGCTGGATATAAAGTATACCGTGATGGTGTATTAGTTGGAACAGTTGCTGAAACAACCTATACAGATGCAAACTTAAAAGCGAATACTGCTTACAACTACACAGTGAAAGCATATGACGCTGCTGGAAATCTTTCAGCAGATAGTAATACTCTTGCTGTAAAAACAAAAGAAAGTACAACTCCTCCTGTAAGTAATGCATGGGATGCAGCGAAAGCTTATAATGGTGGAGATGTTGTGACATATCAAGGTAAAACATATAAAGCGAAATGGTGGACTCAAGGCAACGTACCAGGAACAGAACAATGGGGACCTTGGGAATTAGTTGGATAG
- a CDS encoding DUF5067 domain-containing protein: MKQLKEIIFCALLFLLTGCAHQELSGKKEYFSKEGVEYSFNLPTGWNGQEDYQEQYNEAAVFGAQDTTSNSYMFIRVRGIEEPKKNTLEKKAEKLVKESFGVEHASSKKLTLDNQPALRFSFKYVFKQKPVWVSAYYILQKQHLVEYIFYTPQDNQESRRTTVFDQSVATLKLEHTTETTSEQSPEKLNKIENDSYVFDLTGYKIVSENKQQNLLIVRYVFKNKSEVKKSANLLETLVTVKQDDKVLENSPMTEHTQAEDLAYLLENGKQLIGKNDSIESAVVYKLNDQSLSNIIFLFDKEQFKGQKEIIMPIKN; the protein is encoded by the coding sequence ATGAAGCAATTGAAGGAAATCATTTTTTGTGCATTACTATTTCTTTTGACTGGCTGTGCTCATCAAGAGTTGTCTGGAAAAAAAGAATATTTTTCAAAAGAAGGCGTAGAATATTCCTTCAATTTGCCAACTGGGTGGAATGGACAAGAGGATTATCAAGAGCAATATAATGAGGCCGCAGTTTTCGGTGCACAAGATACAACTAGTAATTCTTATATGTTTATTCGTGTGCGTGGTATAGAGGAACCTAAAAAAAATACATTAGAGAAAAAAGCGGAAAAATTAGTCAAAGAATCTTTTGGTGTTGAGCATGCTTCTTCGAAAAAATTAACGTTAGACAATCAACCGGCACTACGTTTTTCATTTAAATATGTATTTAAGCAAAAACCTGTATGGGTGTCAGCTTATTATATTCTTCAAAAACAGCATTTAGTTGAGTATATCTTTTATACACCGCAAGATAATCAAGAAAGTAGAAGAACAACGGTATTTGATCAATCAGTAGCAACATTAAAATTAGAACATACAACAGAAACAACATCGGAACAATCTCCAGAAAAATTAAATAAAATTGAAAATGACTCCTATGTATTTGACTTGACGGGTTACAAAATTGTTTCTGAAAATAAGCAGCAAAATCTTTTAATTGTACGTTATGTTTTTAAAAATAAGAGTGAAGTAAAAAAATCCGCAAACTTATTGGAAACACTTGTAACTGTCAAACAGGATGATAAAGTATTGGAAAATAGTCCAATGACAGAACATACACAGGCAGAAGATCTAGCCTATTTACTAGAAAATGGTAAGCAGTTAATTGGAAAGAACGATTCGATAGAAAGTGCAGTAGTTTATAAACTGAATGATCAATCGTTGTCAAATATTATTTTTTTATTTGATAAGGAGCAATTTAAAGGGCAAAAAGAGATTATTATGCCAATTAAAAACTAA
- a CDS encoding YfhO family protein, which produces MRKHRIKEFLKQNCLAMLLSFSIPVVLMAVTYYFNDIYPGSKLTVLASDSFTQYANFHASFNNVLHGKQNIFYTWSGSLGLNYWALMAYYLNGLFTPFVFFFDNGNMADALYYLTLLKFGASGLAFWIFAHNTFKINRWFVVGLSVSYALMSYSVGYSEVIMWLDTFMYLPLIILGIHRLMDDKKPILLFVSYLLLFLSNFYMAFMVGVFSFLYFFARAIGNWSIYRKRIPTYLITSLLAGGASMITILPTIFDLSNNGESLSAITTFLTPDTGPWDFVAKSLVGVYDTSKFESMPFIYIGLFALIFCMFYFISNKIAIKNKLLFGSLFILVIASVYILPLNLAWHGMHSPNMLLFRFSFLFSFLVILLAGYGLEVFEKSDFNQLLNGVLGIAGLFIVFLIMSNKKRYGVITTMSLVVTIGLLAAYVLVLYFYAYQPKWKKWLPVLIVLLMSGEAFVNAQALVKGIKQDWNYPSRDLIAKPYPHIKALSDQAFEENETFFRMENLNPISLDDSFNFGYHGIGMFSSIRNRHSSQYMNALGFRSLGSNLQVHYENNTLLMDSLIGMKYTIAKGNLNKFGYEKIGQSGDYSLYKNDYALPLGIMTDKSIYKKEAVRNQTELFNYLSSSEGELFSFGEATMVDSKNVIVTEEENTVSFSEEEPNKIKSVTWLITVPANSQGYLSLVPTDLGAAVDTKVHVTVDGVTRRTDLRDDGQYHSIGYYDKTKTLKVTTSFTGGKQRTTLFKPDVVFLNTQEFEKSVKKIQERSVAFKTSGRKAQARTTSDKEEVLLTTIPYDKGWKAYIDGKQVTIPTFKDAFLAIPVPAGEHEINFVFLPQGFVMGTILFLLCILLFVGYIYRIKKELTIKIEA; this is translated from the coding sequence ATGAGAAAACATAGAATAAAAGAGTTTCTAAAACAAAATTGTTTAGCGATGCTGCTAAGCTTTAGTATACCTGTTGTATTAATGGCAGTGACTTATTATTTTAACGATATTTATCCAGGTAGTAAATTAACGGTTTTAGCAAGTGATTCATTTACGCAGTATGCAAATTTTCATGCCAGTTTTAATAATGTTTTACATGGCAAACAAAATATTTTCTATACCTGGTCTGGTTCATTAGGATTAAATTACTGGGCGTTGATGGCATATTATTTAAATGGCTTGTTCACGCCATTCGTTTTCTTTTTTGATAATGGAAATATGGCAGATGCTTTGTATTATTTAACGCTACTTAAGTTTGGTGCAAGCGGATTGGCTTTTTGGATATTCGCCCACAATACGTTTAAAATCAATCGTTGGTTCGTTGTCGGTTTAAGTGTATCTTATGCACTAATGTCCTACAGTGTAGGATACTCGGAAGTTATCATGTGGTTAGATACATTTATGTATTTACCGTTGATTATTCTAGGTATCCACCGGTTGATGGACGATAAGAAACCAATTCTGTTGTTTGTTAGTTATCTACTTTTATTTTTATCTAATTTTTATATGGCCTTTATGGTAGGAGTATTTTCTTTTCTGTACTTCTTTGCCAGAGCAATCGGCAATTGGAGTATTTATAGAAAAAGGATTCCGACCTATCTGATCACTTCGTTACTTGCTGGTGGGGCTTCAATGATCACCATTTTACCGACCATTTTTGATCTTAGTAATAATGGCGAAAGTTTATCGGCAATCACAACTTTTTTAACACCTGATACTGGTCCATGGGATTTCGTTGCAAAAAGTTTAGTGGGTGTTTATGATACGTCAAAATTTGAGAGTATGCCTTTTATTTATATTGGCTTATTTGCGCTGATTTTTTGCATGTTTTATTTTATCAGCAACAAGATTGCAATTAAAAATAAATTGCTTTTTGGGAGTTTGTTTATTTTAGTGATTGCAAGTGTCTACATTTTACCGCTGAATTTAGCATGGCATGGCATGCATTCGCCAAATATGTTACTTTTTAGGTTTAGTTTTTTATTTTCATTTTTAGTGATTTTATTGGCTGGATATGGTTTAGAAGTATTTGAAAAGAGCGACTTCAATCAACTGTTGAATGGTGTATTGGGGATAGCAGGCCTTTTCATTGTCTTTTTGATTATGTCGAATAAGAAAAGATATGGTGTTATCACGACAATGTCTTTAGTAGTAACAATTGGTCTTTTAGCAGCGTATGTTTTAGTTTTATATTTTTATGCGTATCAGCCAAAGTGGAAAAAGTGGCTTCCCGTGTTAATAGTTTTGCTAATGAGTGGAGAGGCTTTTGTAAATGCGCAAGCGTTAGTAAAAGGAATTAAACAGGATTGGAACTATCCTTCACGTGATTTGATTGCTAAGCCCTATCCTCATATCAAGGCGTTGTCAGACCAAGCATTTGAAGAAAACGAAACATTTTTTAGAATGGAAAATTTAAATCCAATTTCTTTAGATGATAGTTTTAATTTTGGTTACCATGGTATCGGGATGTTTTCATCGATTCGTAATAGGCATTCTTCACAATACATGAATGCACTAGGGTTTCGTTCTTTAGGCAGCAATCTGCAAGTTCATTATGAAAATAATACTTTATTGATGGATTCGTTGATTGGAATGAAATATACCATTGCCAAAGGAAACTTAAACAAGTTTGGCTATGAAAAAATTGGCCAATCAGGTGATTATAGCCTTTATAAAAATGATTATGCACTACCGCTCGGAATTATGACTGACAAAAGTATTTATAAAAAAGAAGCAGTCAGAAATCAAACAGAACTCTTCAATTATTTATCCAGTTCAGAAGGGGAATTATTTAGCTTTGGAGAAGCCACTATGGTGGACTCGAAAAATGTCATTGTCACAGAAGAAGAAAATACAGTCAGCTTTAGTGAAGAAGAGCCGAATAAAATAAAATCAGTTACGTGGTTAATCACAGTTCCTGCTAATTCACAAGGTTATTTAAGCTTAGTGCCAACAGACCTAGGTGCCGCAGTAGATACTAAAGTGCATGTGACGGTCGACGGGGTAACACGTAGGACTGATTTACGCGATGATGGTCAATATCATTCAATAGGGTATTATGACAAAACAAAAACATTAAAAGTTACGACTAGTTTTACAGGTGGTAAGCAAAGAACTACATTGTTCAAACCAGATGTTGTCTTTTTAAATACACAGGAATTTGAAAAGTCGGTGAAAAAGATTCAAGAAAGAAGTGTGGCTTTTAAAACAAGTGGTCGTAAAGCACAGGCTCGAACTACTTCTGACAAAGAGGAGGTGTTGTTAACAACGATTCCATATGATAAAGGTTGGAAAGCCTATATCGACGGAAAACAGGTGACAATTCCAACATTCAAAGATGCTTTTTTAGCGATCCCAGTGCCAGCCGGTGAACATGAAATCAATTTTGTTTTCTTACCGCAAGGATTTGTGATGGGCACAATTTTATTCCTGCTTTGTATACTATTATTTGTTGGCTATATCTACAGGATAAAAAAAGAATTGACGATAAAGATTGAAGCATAA
- the lepB gene encoding signal peptidase I: MKQSKSEQIVHRKSPAGHAQKRTLYKKKSRLSYIKRQHIAKGEKKQKESRAGKVRHYFSNLIFLFFIIACFLFLFRMATHRVEGHSMEPTFSNRDRVLVAKGVHPSRYDIVTFEPKTAKEESYIKRVIGMPGDVIWVEENTLYINHQAENNPKNLYGQNLAAKELPDGTIRVNVTTNVARALSVYYKIPENAYFVLGDNRNHSEDSRIFGLVDQNQIEGVVVYRYYPFNKMGVVR; the protein is encoded by the coding sequence ATGAAACAGTCAAAGTCAGAACAAATAGTACATAGAAAGAGCCCAGCTGGTCATGCTCAAAAAAGAACGCTTTATAAAAAAAAGAGTAGACTTAGCTACATAAAAAGACAGCACATAGCTAAAGGAGAAAAAAAACAAAAAGAAAGTCGGGCTGGGAAAGTACGTCACTATTTTTCTAACTTGATTTTTCTGTTTTTTATCATTGCTTGTTTTCTGTTCTTATTTCGTATGGCTACGCATCGAGTAGAAGGGCATTCTATGGAACCAACTTTTAGTAACAGAGATCGTGTGTTGGTTGCTAAAGGAGTCCATCCGTCCAGATATGATATTGTCACGTTTGAACCAAAAACGGCGAAGGAAGAATCGTATATCAAGCGAGTCATAGGGATGCCTGGCGATGTTATTTGGGTAGAGGAAAATACGTTGTATATTAACCACCAAGCAGAAAATAATCCTAAAAATCTCTATGGTCAAAACCTAGCAGCTAAAGAATTACCAGACGGAACCATTCGAGTCAATGTTACAACAAATGTTGCACGAGCATTATCAGTCTATTATAAGATACCTGAAAATGCTTATTTTGTTTTAGGTGACAATAGAAATCATTCTGAAGATAGTCGAATATTTGGTTTGGTAGATCAGAATCAAATCGAAGGAGTAGTTGTCTATCGTTATTATCCATTTAATAAGATGGGCGTTGTCCGATAA
- the lepB gene encoding signal peptidase I gives MKQGSQKKKQRPTTKTKPISNDNHKERKKRKSSNKKNASINAKTHKIQKQQSAKRNRLTKKQRIALKKMQRKKLVLELIITIISTLSLISVIAYFIFAIPKVEGYSMTPTINDKDRLFVSKWGQVKRFSLIYFKEPKKNEVMIRRVIALPGEDFFYEKGKLYINGEEIVERFMSQETQSNEEKNSNITPDFSLQDILQVKRIPKGKYVVLGDNRRYSTDSRYFGLIDEKDIIGVVTIRLFPIHEMTHF, from the coding sequence ATGAAGCAAGGAAGCCAAAAAAAGAAGCAACGACCAACAACCAAAACGAAACCAATATCTAATGATAATCACAAAGAGCGAAAAAAGAGGAAATCTAGCAATAAAAAAAATGCCTCAATAAATGCAAAAACTCATAAAATACAAAAACAGCAGAGTGCTAAACGTAATCGATTAACAAAAAAACAACGGATAGCGTTAAAGAAAATGCAACGCAAAAAGCTTGTTTTAGAGTTGATTATTACAATTATTTCTACTCTGAGTTTGATCTCTGTGATTGCTTATTTTATATTCGCTATTCCTAAAGTTGAAGGATATTCTATGACGCCAACGATAAACGATAAGGACCGCTTATTTGTAAGTAAATGGGGACAAGTCAAGCGGTTCAGTTTAATTTATTTTAAAGAGCCTAAAAAAAATGAAGTCATGATTCGTCGTGTAATCGCCTTACCAGGTGAAGATTTTTTTTATGAAAAAGGCAAGTTGTATATTAATGGAGAAGAGATAGTGGAACGTTTTATGTCTCAAGAGACCCAATCTAACGAAGAAAAAAACTCGAACATCACACCAGATTTTTCGCTTCAGGATATATTGCAAGTAAAGCGGATACCAAAAGGTAAGTACGTTGTTTTAGGTGATAATCGGCGCTATTCAACAGATAGTCGGTACTTTGGGCTGATTGATGAAAAAGATATTATTGGTGTGGTGACAATTCGATTATTTCCTATTCATGAAATGACCCATTTTTAG
- a CDS encoding DUF916 and DUF3324 domain-containing protein: protein MKKRATIFLLSLIYIASFVFPTQLAYANDSKKQEGQKNPLGFSYKVIKPENQKNPQVGYYDLRMMPGQKQTVQIDLTNDGDQEVEVEVSINGAKTNGNGVIEYGPSAIDNDKSLKYDFKDIVKGEESVKLPPKTTVPLKLAITMPDSSYDGMISGGIEMKRHISKQEQEKQKGVVNEYAFLVGMVLTETDTVVQPELKLNKVYAGLSNYRNSIFVNLSNIKAAILDDLTLDVQIMSKESDSVIYDTKKAGMRFAPNSMMDFPISMNGEKMVPGKYRAHVRATSQDRKWEWDEEFTITDEDADKYNKQDVNLVQEQGINWKLIIPIVAGIFILGLIIFFVVRMLNKKRAAKKKNAKKNNKSK, encoded by the coding sequence ATGAAAAAAAGAGCAACGATATTTTTACTTTCCCTTATATACATAGCTAGTTTTGTTTTTCCAACGCAGCTGGCATACGCCAATGATTCGAAGAAACAAGAAGGACAAAAAAATCCGCTGGGATTCAGTTATAAAGTCATTAAACCAGAAAATCAAAAAAATCCGCAAGTTGGTTATTATGATCTAAGAATGATGCCGGGACAAAAACAAACTGTTCAAATTGATTTGACAAACGATGGAGATCAAGAAGTAGAAGTAGAGGTTTCAATTAATGGCGCTAAGACTAACGGTAACGGTGTTATTGAATATGGACCGAGTGCGATCGATAATGATAAATCATTGAAATATGATTTTAAAGATATTGTCAAAGGAGAAGAATCTGTAAAACTCCCACCCAAAACAACTGTTCCGTTGAAATTAGCAATTACAATGCCTGACAGCAGTTATGATGGTATGATTTCTGGCGGTATTGAAATGAAACGCCATATTAGTAAACAAGAACAAGAAAAACAAAAAGGTGTTGTTAATGAATATGCATTCTTAGTCGGTATGGTACTGACAGAAACAGATACTGTAGTTCAACCGGAGTTAAAATTGAACAAGGTATATGCTGGATTAAGTAATTACCGCAATAGCATCTTTGTAAATCTTTCAAATATAAAAGCAGCAATTTTAGATGATTTGACATTGGATGTTCAAATCATGTCAAAAGAATCTGATAGTGTTATTTATGATACTAAAAAAGCAGGTATGCGATTTGCACCAAACAGTATGATGGATTTTCCAATTTCAATGAATGGAGAAAAAATGGTGCCAGGTAAGTATCGAGCGCATGTTCGTGCAACGTCTCAAGATAGAAAATGGGAATGGGACGAAGAGTTTACAATTACGGATGAAGATGCTGATAAATATAACAAACAAGATGTCAATCTAGTTCAAGAACAAGGAATTAACTGGAAACTTATCATACCGATTGTTGCTGGTATCTTTATTTTAGGATTGATCATATTCTTTGTTGTAAGAATGCTGAATAAAAAAAGAGCTGCAAAGAAAAAGAATGCTAAAAAAAATAATAAAAGTAAGTGA
- a CDS encoding WxL domain-containing protein codes for MKLTHKLCGAALLAATGVALAMPNTTKANDLDGSGHIEFTYNTDEDPIITDPGNSTGTTITTGITTTNPGPMGIIGISPLDFDSHDILTSQTQRDYKALLITANPDSTEEDKATNTGKFDMQNAVWFQDLRATDSRPYQLTAKISENFKEKTSGTYLKGANITYKNINVTSTADPSLKPVEKSGTVKLIAGDGATAGGSEIFVDNRDAAEGVGYGKFELNFGLHSDGTAEEAVMLNIPSTTAIGEGDYSAKITWTMADVI; via the coding sequence ATGAAATTAACACACAAATTATGCGGGGCTGCATTACTAGCAGCAACAGGAGTTGCTTTAGCAATGCCTAACACAACAAAAGCGAACGATCTTGATGGATCGGGGCATATTGAATTTACCTATAATACAGATGAAGATCCAATCATCACTGATCCAGGTAATTCAACGGGTACAACAATCACAACGGGTATTACAACAACAAACCCTGGGCCTATGGGTATTATTGGTATTAGCCCATTAGACTTTGATTCACACGATATTTTAACAAGTCAAACACAACGTGATTACAAGGCGTTGCTTATCACAGCAAACCCAGATAGTACAGAAGAAGATAAAGCTACTAACACTGGGAAATTTGACATGCAAAATGCTGTATGGTTCCAAGATTTACGTGCGACAGATAGCCGTCCATACCAATTAACTGCTAAAATCAGTGAAAACTTTAAAGAAAAGACAAGTGGCACTTACCTTAAAGGTGCTAACATTACGTACAAAAACATCAATGTAACATCAACTGCAGATCCAAGCTTAAAACCGGTTGAAAAATCAGGGACTGTAAAACTTATAGCAGGCGATGGTGCAACTGCTGGTGGATCAGAAATTTTTGTGGATAACAGAGATGCTGCAGAGGGTGTTGGTTATGGTAAATTCGAACTTAACTTTGGTTTACACTCGGATGGTACTGCAGAAGAAGCGGTTATGTTAAACATCCCGTCAACAACCGCAATTGGTGAAGGAGATTACTCTGCAAAAATTACTTGGACGATGGCAGACGTAATTTAA
- a CDS encoding WxL domain-containing protein — protein sequence MKRTVTLSLLAATLLITGPFITGTQTVFAEESLDGAGNIQFTGNYESRGIKDPEHPDDIVDAGESPSTSGKLRIDFVPQFNFTGRNKISDKDMTYSVNAQLFHGATEARGNFIQISDYRGGAIGWTLQLKQETQFQNTKTSNNQLNGAVLSLDKSWTNSTVDNAYAPVVSGDIIRLENIGETYNLAEAKQGTGAGTWSISFGGSSDNPLGRENTLKPKVDADGKPMLDANFENKQMQENSAITLSIPGTTKKDPVPYTTVLTWTLAELP from the coding sequence ATGAAAAGAACAGTGACATTGTCTTTACTTGCCGCGACTCTTTTAATAACAGGACCTTTTATAACAGGGACTCAGACTGTATTCGCTGAAGAAAGTTTAGATGGCGCAGGGAACATTCAGTTTACTGGTAACTATGAAAGTAGAGGGATTAAAGATCCTGAACATCCAGATGACATTGTCGATGCAGGAGAAAGTCCGAGTACCTCTGGAAAGCTTCGTATTGATTTTGTTCCACAATTCAATTTTACTGGACGCAATAAAATATCCGATAAAGATATGACGTATTCGGTGAATGCTCAATTATTTCATGGCGCGACTGAAGCTCGTGGGAATTTCATCCAGATTTCAGATTATCGTGGCGGAGCAATAGGATGGACTCTTCAGTTAAAACAAGAGACACAATTTCAGAATACTAAAACATCAAACAATCAATTAAATGGTGCCGTGTTGTCTTTAGACAAATCATGGACGAATTCTACGGTAGATAACGCATATGCCCCAGTTGTTTCAGGTGATATTATTCGTCTGGAAAATATTGGAGAAACATATAATTTAGCAGAGGCAAAACAAGGCACAGGAGCAGGCACGTGGTCTATTTCATTCGGAGGATCTTCTGATAATCCGCTTGGAAGAGAAAACACCTTGAAACCAAAAGTCGATGCAGATGGAAAGCCAATGCTTGATGCAAACTTTGAAAATAAGCAAATGCAAGAAAATAGTGCAATAACGTTGTCAATACCCGGAACAACGAAAAAAGATCCGGTACCTTACACTACGGTGCTAACTTGGACATTAGCCGAGTTACCATAA
- a CDS encoding LPXTG cell wall anchor domain-containing protein, protein MRTKKVTYLLIFFIVWVTLVILPPQLVNAQEDENGGGAVQTNGEIGFYEEDGSTESSTLTSSSKSIDKETSIKPKGKYPSTGELVKKSLSISGAVVVVIVLGYFLLRRKKEKQEGKGH, encoded by the coding sequence ATGAGAACAAAAAAAGTCACATATCTGCTTATCTTTTTCATAGTTTGGGTTACGTTAGTCATTTTGCCACCTCAGTTAGTAAATGCACAAGAGGATGAAAACGGTGGTGGTGCAGTTCAAACGAATGGAGAAATTGGTTTCTACGAAGAAGATGGTTCTACAGAATCATCAACATTAACTAGTTCATCAAAATCAATTGATAAGGAAACATCTATCAAGCCTAAAGGCAAGTATCCTTCAACGGGTGAATTAGTAAAAAAAAGTTTATCCATTAGTGGTGCTGTTGTAGTTGTAATTGTTTTAGGCTATTTTCTTTTGAGACGGAAAAAGGAAAAGCAAGAAGGAAAGGGGCATTAA